From a region of the Halolamina sp. CBA1230 genome:
- a CDS encoding aminotransferase class III-fold pyridoxal phosphate-dependent enzyme: MDRDTAEPEVTELPGDRATEWVDYHHEFAAPSTYVYEFVWDHTAPAEGPFCTDVDGNVLMDFTSHVAAAPLGYNNPKIMEPLSEFDLFDPVKIAGQDFYASDGKPPGEGLPGAAGLMDRITATAEEFGMDTVFLSNSGAEAVENAMKISYDNTPLGKYALTFEGAFHGRTLGALSLNRSKEVYRRHFPEIASVHDFPFCACPGAPEHCDCGYFAGGTSALRSKLDPKSGHVNPEEVAFLIMEPIQGEGGYRFPSEAFARDVAEVTEEHDITLIADEIQTGLGRTGEWWASEHYAFDPDVITAAKGMRVGATVSDSETFPDETGRISSTWGAGDILAAARGAFTLDAIAEYDLLDNAVERGQQFQEILRDADLDGVTSVRGKGLMLGLDFESKGLRDDIIDAAFQRGLLLLACGRKTIRVLPPMDVTEREIELGAELFVEAVEAEN; encoded by the coding sequence ATGGACCGGGATACCGCAGAGCCGGAGGTCACGGAGCTCCCCGGCGACCGAGCCACGGAGTGGGTCGACTACCACCACGAGTTCGCGGCGCCCAGCACGTACGTCTACGAGTTCGTCTGGGATCACACCGCGCCCGCCGAGGGGCCGTTCTGCACCGATGTCGACGGCAACGTACTGATGGATTTCACTAGCCACGTCGCCGCGGCGCCGCTGGGGTACAACAACCCCAAGATCATGGAGCCGCTGTCGGAGTTCGACCTGTTCGACCCGGTGAAGATCGCCGGCCAGGACTTCTACGCCTCCGACGGGAAGCCGCCGGGCGAGGGGCTACCCGGTGCCGCGGGGCTGATGGACCGCATCACCGCCACCGCCGAGGAGTTCGGGATGGACACCGTGTTCCTCTCGAACTCCGGGGCGGAGGCGGTCGAGAACGCGATGAAGATCTCCTACGACAACACCCCCCTGGGGAAGTACGCGCTCACCTTCGAGGGGGCGTTCCACGGCCGGACGCTCGGCGCGCTCTCGCTCAACCGCTCGAAGGAGGTGTACCGCCGCCACTTCCCCGAGATCGCCAGCGTCCACGACTTCCCGTTCTGTGCGTGCCCCGGCGCGCCCGAGCACTGTGACTGTGGCTACTTCGCCGGCGGCACGTCCGCGCTGCGATCCAAACTCGACCCCAAGTCGGGCCACGTCAACCCCGAGGAGGTCGCGTTCCTGATCATGGAGCCGATCCAGGGTGAGGGGGGGTACCGCTTCCCCAGCGAGGCGTTCGCCCGCGACGTCGCCGAGGTCACCGAGGAGCACGACATCACGCTGATCGCCGACGAGATCCAGACCGGCCTCGGCCGCACCGGCGAGTGGTGGGCCTCCGAGCACTACGCGTTCGACCCCGACGTGATCACCGCCGCGAAGGGGATGCGCGTCGGCGCGACCGTCTCGGACAGCGAGACGTTCCCCGACGAGACGGGCCGGATCTCTTCGACGTGGGGCGCCGGCGACATCCTCGCCGCCGCCCGCGGCGCGTTCACCCTCGACGCCATCGCGGAGTACGACCTACTCGACAACGCGGTCGAGCGCGGACAGCAGTTCCAGGAGATCCTCCGGGACGCGGATCTCGACGGCGTCACCAGCGTCCGCGGCAAGGGGCTGATGCTCGGCCTCGACTTCGAGTCGAAGGGGCTGCGCGACGACATCATCGACGCCGCGTTCCAGCGCGGTCTGCTGCTGCTGGCCTGTGGCCGGAAGACGATCCGCGTGCTGCCGCCGATGGACGTGACCGAACGCGAGATCGAACTCGGCGCGGAGCTGTTCGTTGAGGCGGTCGAAGCCGAGAACTGA
- a CDS encoding DUF4010 domain-containing protein gives MPPLQPDTLFAAPLSEPVVRLTIAGALGLFLGLEREWSEKSAGVRTFSLLTLSGATTTLLAQRTAAAGTLIAVGGLLVLLMGGLLAVRELQTGAKDASLSLTTSVSMFVAYGIGALVAVGLVLEGVTVAVISSALLVLKRELHSFAGGLDRAELRSATEFAVLAFVIYPLLPAEEMDLFGVAFPPRVAWLMVVTVAGIGIANYALVRSYGGRGVAITGFFGGLASSTAVVGSMLDHVRQRRSVTEYAVAAVLLADAAMAARNLAIVLFFTLTSGVPVLIAAAAPLGALVLASVGAAALTADWDAELDIELESPFSLRNALTFGGVFAIILVGSAFAQARFGTAGLFVSAAVSGLVSSAGATTSATLLYIGGAVAGGPAVIAVLLASASSIAVKAGLTMSGPRQFARSVSVWSVLLLVVTGVVAAASIMFGPGL, from the coding sequence ATGCCGCCCCTGCAGCCCGACACGCTGTTCGCCGCCCCCCTCTCGGAGCCGGTGGTCCGGCTGACGATCGCCGGCGCGCTGGGGCTGTTCCTCGGCCTCGAACGCGAGTGGTCCGAGAAGTCCGCCGGCGTGCGGACGTTCTCGCTGCTGACGCTGTCGGGCGCGACGACGACGCTGCTGGCCCAGCGGACGGCCGCCGCGGGGACGTTGATCGCCGTCGGCGGCCTGCTCGTACTGCTGATGGGCGGCCTGCTCGCGGTGCGGGAGCTCCAGACCGGCGCCAAGGACGCCTCGCTCTCGCTGACCACCAGCGTCTCGATGTTCGTCGCCTACGGCATCGGCGCGCTCGTGGCCGTGGGGCTGGTGCTCGAGGGGGTGACGGTGGCGGTCATCTCCTCGGCGCTGCTGGTGCTCAAGCGGGAGCTCCACTCCTTCGCGGGCGGGCTCGACCGCGCGGAGCTGCGCTCGGCGACGGAGTTCGCCGTGCTCGCGTTCGTGATCTACCCCCTGCTGCCCGCCGAGGAGATGGACCTGTTCGGCGTCGCGTTCCCGCCCCGGGTGGCGTGGCTGATGGTCGTCACCGTCGCGGGGATCGGGATCGCCAACTACGCGCTGGTGCGGAGCTACGGCGGCCGCGGCGTCGCAATCACCGGCTTCTTCGGCGGGCTGGCATCGTCGACGGCGGTCGTCGGCTCGATGCTGGATCACGTCCGCCAGCGGCGTTCGGTGACGGAGTACGCCGTCGCCGCGGTGCTGCTGGCCGACGCCGCGATGGCCGCGCGCAACCTCGCGATCGTCCTCTTCTTCACGCTGACCTCGGGGGTGCCCGTGCTGATCGCGGCAGCTGCGCCGTTGGGCGCGCTCGTCCTCGCGAGCGTGGGGGCGGCCGCGCTGACTGCCGACTGGGACGCCGAACTCGACATCGAGCTGGAGAGCCCGTTCTCGCTGCGGAACGCGCTCACTTTCGGCGGCGTGTTCGCGATCATCCTGGTCGGCTCGGCGTTCGCTCAGGCTCGCTTCGGCACGGCCGGCCTGTTCGTCAGTGCGGCCGTCTCGGGGCTGGTCTCCTCGGCGGGCGCGACCACCTCGGCGACATTGCTGTACATCGGTGGCGCCGTCGCGGGCGGGCCGGCCGTGATCGCCGTCCTGCTCGCGTCGGCGTCGAGCATCGCGGTCAAGGCCGGGCTCACGATGTCGGGACCGCGGCAGTTCGCCCGTTCGGTGTCGGTCTGGTCGGTGCTGCTGCTGGTCGTCACCGGCGTGGTCGCGGCCGCGTCGATCATGTTCGGTCCGGGGCTCTGA
- a CDS encoding AI-2E family transporter, whose amino-acid sequence MELSAIDKGRLTWSAVGLALAAALAFVAYSFVGTLVFGLFVYYATRPIYRQLRRALDSPSLAAAVSLFALVLPALLLVSYAITIVLQELDRYAQTTTIDVEQLGIDPALLDRIADPESLIQDGIAEMLASAELSQILQPIESAFGTVAVLGIAAIHLFVMLAMAFYLLREDHRLARWFVRHFDDERGTVRAFFVAVDRDFNSIFFGNILNAILTGTIGVIAYSILNVFAPAGGSIPAPALVGMLAGIASLIPVVGMKLVYVPVALALAVQSALSGAPGGFAFVIAFVVVSFVIVDTIPDLVLRPYVSGRSLHVGALMLAYTLGPLLFGWYGIFLMPMLLVFVVHFTRLVLPELVGGEPIEPYAVDPSHITVGTGEFDLGESGEPSTSEKERTSSAGESES is encoded by the coding sequence ATGGAGCTCTCGGCGATCGACAAGGGGCGGCTGACCTGGAGCGCGGTCGGCCTCGCGCTCGCGGCCGCGCTGGCGTTCGTCGCCTACTCGTTCGTCGGCACGCTCGTGTTCGGCCTCTTCGTCTACTACGCCACCCGCCCGATCTACCGACAGCTCCGGCGCGCGCTCGACAGCCCCAGCCTCGCGGCCGCGGTGTCGCTGTTCGCGCTGGTGCTGCCGGCGCTGCTGCTGGTGAGCTACGCGATCACCATCGTCCTCCAGGAGCTGGATCGCTACGCCCAGACGACCACGATCGACGTGGAGCAGCTCGGCATCGATCCGGCGCTGCTGGACCGGATCGCCGACCCCGAGAGCCTGATCCAGGACGGGATCGCGGAGATGCTCGCGTCCGCGGAGCTCTCACAGATCCTCCAGCCGATCGAGTCCGCCTTCGGCACCGTCGCGGTGCTGGGGATCGCCGCCATCCACCTGTTCGTGATGCTGGCGATGGCGTTCTACCTCCTCCGAGAGGACCACCGGCTCGCGCGGTGGTTCGTCCGCCACTTCGACGACGAGCGGGGGACGGTTCGGGCCTTCTTCGTCGCGGTCGACCGGGACTTCAACTCCATCTTCTTCGGCAACATCCTCAACGCGATCCTGACCGGCACGATCGGCGTGATCGCCTACTCGATCCTGAACGTGTTCGCGCCGGCGGGCGGGTCGATCCCGGCGCCCGCGCTGGTGGGGATGCTCGCCGGCATCGCGAGCCTGATCCCCGTGGTCGGGATGAAGCTCGTCTACGTCCCTGTCGCGCTAGCGCTGGCTGTCCAGTCGGCGCTGTCGGGGGCGCCGGGCGGGTTCGCGTTCGTGATCGCGTTCGTCGTCGTCTCGTTCGTGATCGTCGACACGATCCCCGACTTGGTGCTCCGGCCGTACGTCTCCGGGCGCTCGCTCCACGTCGGCGCGCTGATGCTCGCGTACACGCTGGGGCCGCTCCTGTTCGGCTGGTACGGGATCTTCCTGATGCCGATGCTGCTGGTGTTCGTCGTCCACTTCACCCGGCTCGTACTGCCCGAGCTCGTCGGCGGGGAGCCGATCGAGCCGTACGCGGTCGATCCGAGCCACATCACCGTCGGCACCGGGGAGTTCGATCTCGGGGAGTCGGGGGAACCGTCCACGTCGGAGAAAGAGCGCACGTCGAGCGCGGGCGAGAGCGAGAGCTAA
- a CDS encoding PadR family transcriptional regulator, which yields MYDLTGFQRDLLYVIAGEGEPHGLAIKEELEEYYESEIHHGRLYPNLDTLVDKGLVEKGQRDRRTNYYTLTRRGTREIEARREWEEQYVDLG from the coding sequence ATGTACGATCTCACCGGGTTCCAGCGCGACCTGCTGTACGTCATCGCGGGCGAGGGCGAGCCACACGGGCTAGCGATCAAAGAGGAGTTGGAGGAGTACTACGAGTCCGAGATCCACCACGGGCGACTCTACCCCAACCTCGACACGCTGGTCGACAAGGGGTTAGTCGAGAAGGGGCAGCGCGACCGGCGAACCAACTACTACACCTTGACCCGGCGGGGCACGCGCGAGATCGAGGCCCGGCGGGAGTGGGAGGAGCAGTACGTCGACCTCGGTTAG
- a CDS encoding universal stress protein, which translates to MDHALAVVGPDDVTKDLVREAGELAAGVDAQLTLLCVVSEEEYAEEREALEAIPEADVSYSVGQALEGARSFANDIGVETLDDVDIEYETAGAVGDRAETVLDGAENHGCDHVFMTGQRRSPTGKAIFGDVTQRVILDFEGPVTVVTS; encoded by the coding sequence ATGGACCACGCACTCGCTGTCGTAGGGCCGGACGACGTGACCAAGGATCTGGTTCGGGAGGCCGGCGAACTCGCGGCCGGTGTCGACGCTCAGCTCACGCTGTTGTGTGTCGTCAGCGAGGAGGAGTACGCCGAAGAGCGCGAGGCGCTGGAGGCGATCCCGGAAGCTGACGTGAGCTACTCCGTCGGGCAGGCGCTGGAGGGGGCTCGGAGCTTCGCGAACGACATCGGCGTCGAGACGCTCGACGACGTCGACATCGAGTACGAGACCGCCGGCGCGGTCGGCGACCGGGCCGAAACCGTGCTCGACGGCGCGGAGAACCACGGCTGCGACCACGTGTTCATGACCGGGCAGCGCCGCTCGCCCACCGGGAAGGCGATCTTCGGCGACGTGACTCAGCGCGTCATCCTCGACTTCGAGGGGCCGGTGACCGTCGTGACGTCGTAA
- a CDS encoding bifunctional 5,10-methylenetetrahydrofolate dehydrogenase/5,10-methenyltetrahydrofolate cyclohydrolase — protein sequence MSEAIRERADRADVIDGEAVAAAVRETVSGAVDRLRSEGVTPGLATVLMSDDPASETYVRMKQRDCEDVGIESRHVELDTDAPQSELFETIDELNDDPAIDGILIQRPLTDGVDEPAALRRVDPEKDVDGFHPENVGRLVTGDPRFVPCTPLGIQRLLTEAGVEIPGADVVVIGRSELVGKPLANLLLGRGDDADATVTVCHSKTDDLTAHVSRADVVVVAAGVPELVTGEMLAEGSVVIDVGINAVGEGDDRELIGDVEYESASQVADAITPVPGGVGPMTRAMLLRNTVTAAARQAGVEIELD from the coding sequence GTGAGCGAGGCCATTCGAGAGCGAGCCGACCGTGCGGACGTGATCGACGGCGAGGCGGTCGCCGCGGCGGTGCGCGAGACGGTCTCGGGGGCGGTCGACCGCCTCCGGAGCGAGGGCGTGACCCCGGGGCTGGCGACCGTGCTGATGAGCGACGACCCCGCCAGCGAGACGTACGTCCGGATGAAGCAGCGCGACTGTGAGGACGTGGGGATCGAGAGCCGGCACGTCGAACTCGACACCGACGCCCCCCAGTCAGAGCTGTTCGAGACGATCGACGAACTCAATGACGACCCGGCGATCGACGGGATCCTGATCCAGCGACCGCTGACCGACGGCGTCGACGAGCCGGCGGCGCTGCGCCGCGTCGACCCCGAGAAGGACGTCGACGGGTTCCACCCGGAGAACGTCGGCCGGCTCGTGACGGGCGACCCGCGGTTCGTCCCGTGTACGCCGCTGGGGATCCAGCGGCTGCTGACGGAGGCGGGCGTGGAGATCCCCGGCGCGGACGTGGTGGTCATCGGCCGATCGGAGCTGGTGGGGAAGCCGCTCGCGAACCTCCTGCTCGGCCGCGGCGACGACGCCGACGCGACGGTGACGGTCTGTCACTCCAAGACCGACGACCTCACGGCACACGTCTCCCGTGCGGACGTGGTGGTCGTCGCTGCCGGCGTCCCCGAACTCGTCACCGGCGAGATGCTGGCCGAGGGCTCGGTCGTGATCGACGTGGGCATCAACGCGGTCGGCGAGGGTGACGACCGCGAACTGATCGGCGACGTGGAGTACGAGAGCGCCTCGCAGGTCGCCGACGCCATCACGCCCGTCCCCGGCGGCGTCGGCCCGATGACCCGGGCGATGCTGCTCAGGAACACCGTTACGGCCGCGGCTCGGCAGGCGGGCGTCGAGATAGAACTGGACTGA
- a CDS encoding PAS domain-containing protein: protein MSETLLWVGPREPPDAVASLAQRRGWSIRAADPGAAADAATRYRPAAVVVGTDAADLDGLRAAVPAVPIAYCPPATTADGVSAASAAGIDVVFPRDAEAWSVEALADRLAGAAPGPEPGPESVSIADGIGSDDYAPRGDAGEPPAPAGTVEPENDRPPRGTLCVDDQGHLTYVGERAAELLDREAETLLGSALHETLPWADLHRLERGLDDLAVDDGTVTTVKRLMPANRWLELTAHPTESGATITVEELDAAERRRVVLDRLHGVTRRLFAAETPDAIAAVACEATRDVLGLEVVVVRLYDPGDDSLRVAAKTAPVDDMMPERSTYDAGESISGTVYEEGIPQVSTELGEERFGEISSTISLPLGAHGVLSIGSTAPDAFDEGDVSLARLLSTTVTAALDRAERETQLRRREAVLESVRGMVFVLDEDRLIDYVSAPLAQHLGANREELVGEHIVEFVDVAAFYRAENRLREGVSELSLELRIEPVEGESFPAQVELSVLEPTDRGTSLVGIVEDRSTLAETREDLRREHERLWTLFENLPDPVVDAEHVEGGPVIRAANDAFAEVFDVDRDSIVGRPIDEVLSLPGGEQTADTPPEAINERVREGEVTGAKVRRETVHGARTFLFRGIPYAENGAVRAFGIYTDVTDIERRERHVKVLDRLLRHNLRNDLGVVIGRAENVLDRADDPEAESEAAALVEAAEGLIDLSDTAKRIRRIIEDPETERSTVDVAGLFEAAAVDARGRFPHATIRVDDVGDLAVLATSDLRLALEELLENAVVHGDDTPTVELRAAPFDPAPEEWVDLFVVDDGPGIPETERAAVTGSREITQLQHGSGLGLWLVRWAVESIGGDVGFERRDGTTVVRLRLRRATK from the coding sequence ATGAGCGAGACCCTCCTCTGGGTTGGTCCCCGCGAACCCCCCGACGCCGTCGCCAGCCTCGCCCAGCGGCGCGGCTGGTCGATCCGGGCGGCCGACCCTGGTGCCGCGGCCGACGCGGCGACGCGTTACCGCCCCGCCGCCGTCGTCGTCGGCACGGACGCCGCCGACCTCGACGGGCTCCGTGCGGCCGTCCCGGCGGTTCCGATCGCCTACTGCCCGCCAGCGACGACCGCCGACGGTGTGAGCGCGGCCAGCGCGGCCGGCATCGACGTGGTGTTCCCACGGGACGCCGAGGCGTGGAGCGTCGAGGCGCTCGCCGACCGACTCGCGGGCGCGGCACCGGGGCCGGAACCCGGTCCGGAGTCGGTTTCGATCGCCGACGGGATCGGCTCCGACGACTACGCCCCCCGCGGTGACGCTGGGGAGCCGCCGGCGCCGGCCGGGACGGTGGAGCCGGAGAACGATCGACCGCCCCGCGGGACGCTGTGTGTCGACGATCAGGGGCATCTCACCTACGTGGGTGAGCGCGCCGCCGAACTGCTGGACCGGGAGGCCGAGACGCTGCTGGGGAGCGCGCTCCACGAGACGCTGCCGTGGGCCGACCTCCACCGGCTGGAACGGGGGCTGGACGACCTCGCCGTCGACGACGGCACCGTCACGACGGTGAAGCGGCTGATGCCGGCCAACCGCTGGCTGGAGCTGACCGCCCACCCGACCGAGAGCGGGGCGACGATCACGGTCGAGGAGCTCGACGCGGCCGAGCGCCGGCGGGTCGTGCTCGACCGACTCCACGGCGTCACCCGCCGGCTGTTCGCCGCCGAGACGCCCGACGCGATCGCCGCGGTCGCGTGCGAGGCGACCCGGGACGTGCTCGGCCTCGAAGTCGTGGTCGTCCGGCTCTACGACCCGGGCGACGACAGCCTCCGGGTGGCGGCCAAGACCGCCCCCGTCGACGACATGATGCCCGAGCGGTCGACGTACGACGCCGGGGAGAGCATCTCCGGCACCGTCTACGAGGAGGGGATCCCGCAGGTGTCGACGGAGCTTGGCGAGGAACGGTTCGGCGAGATCAGTTCGACCATCTCTCTGCCACTTGGGGCCCACGGCGTGCTGAGTATCGGGTCGACCGCGCCCGACGCGTTCGACGAGGGCGACGTCTCGCTGGCGCGGCTGCTGTCGACGACGGTGACCGCGGCGCTGGACCGGGCGGAACGGGAGACACAGCTCCGTCGTCGGGAGGCGGTACTGGAGTCGGTGCGAGGGATGGTGTTCGTGCTCGACGAGGACCGGTTGATCGACTACGTGTCGGCGCCGCTGGCCCAGCACCTCGGCGCGAACCGGGAGGAGCTCGTCGGCGAGCATATCGTGGAGTTCGTCGACGTGGCGGCGTTCTACCGCGCGGAGAACCGTCTCCGCGAGGGGGTGTCGGAGCTCTCGCTCGAACTCCGGATCGAGCCGGTCGAGGGGGAGTCGTTCCCCGCCCAGGTCGAGCTCTCGGTGCTCGAACCGACCGATCGTGGGACGAGCCTCGTCGGCATCGTCGAGGACCGCTCGACGCTCGCCGAGACCCGCGAGGACCTCCGCCGGGAGCACGAGCGGCTGTGGACGCTGTTCGAGAACCTCCCCGACCCGGTCGTCGACGCCGAACACGTCGAGGGCGGGCCGGTGATCCGCGCGGCCAACGACGCGTTCGCGGAGGTGTTCGACGTCGACCGCGATTCGATCGTCGGCCGTCCGATCGACGAGGTGCTCAGCCTGCCCGGCGGCGAGCAGACCGCGGACACGCCGCCGGAGGCGATCAACGAGCGGGTCCGCGAGGGGGAGGTGACGGGGGCGAAAGTCCGCCGGGAGACCGTCCACGGCGCGCGGACGTTCCTGTTCCGGGGGATCCCCTACGCCGAGAACGGGGCGGTCCGCGCGTTCGGGATCTACACCGACGTGACCGACATCGAGCGCCGGGAGCGCCACGTGAAAGTGCTCGACCGGCTGCTCAGACACAACCTCCGGAACGATCTCGGGGTCGTGATCGGCCGCGCCGAGAACGTGCTCGACCGGGCGGACGACCCCGAAGCCGAGTCGGAGGCCGCCGCCCTCGTCGAGGCCGCCGAGGGGCTGATCGACCTGAGCGACACCGCAAAGCGCATCCGGCGGATCATCGAGGACCCGGAGACCGAGCGCTCGACGGTCGACGTGGCGGGGCTGTTCGAGGCGGCCGCGGTCGACGCGCGGGGGCGGTTCCCCCACGCGACGATCCGGGTCGACGACGTCGGCGATCTCGCGGTGCTCGCGACTTCGGACCTCCGGCTCGCGCTGGAGGAACTGCTCGAGAACGCGGTCGTCCACGGCGACGACACCCCGACCGTCGAGCTCCGGGCCGCCCCGTTCGATCCCGCGCCCGAGGAGTGGGTCGACCTGTTCGTGGTCGACGACGGGCCGGGCATCCCCGAGACCGAGCGCGCGGCCGTCACCGGCAGCCGGGAGATCACCCAGCTCCAGCACGGCAGCGGGCTGGGGCTCTGGCTCGTGCGCTGGGCCGTCGAGTCCATCGGCGGCGACGTGGGGTTCGAACGCCGGGACGGGACCACCGTCGTACGGCTCCGGCTCCGCCGAGCGACGAAGTGA
- the glyA gene encoding serine hydroxymethyltransferase: MEHDHVRQVDPEVADALEAETDRQRDTITLIASENHVSEAVMDAQSSALTNKYAEGYPGQRYYGGCEHADTVEQLAIDRAKELWGAEHVNVQPHSGSQANMAVYIAALEPGDKILSLDLTHGGHLSHGHSANFVGEHFDVQHYECDDETGYIDYEGLYEQAEQFEPDMIVSGYSAYPREVEWERIQAAADAADALHLADIAHITGLVAAGVHESPVGVADFVSGSTHKTIRAGRGGMVLCGEEWAEAVDKAVIPGMQGGPLMHNIAGKAVGFGEALTPEFEEYADRVVTNAEAMAERLDERGLDLVSGGTDTHLVLADLRPSHPDTTGKDVEEALEKAGIVLNANTVPGETRSPFNPSGIRVGTPAITTRGFTASDCRTVADCIVDVVDAPDDEDVLAEVSETVGELTGKHPLYE; this comes from the coding sequence ATGGAGCACGATCACGTTCGACAGGTCGATCCCGAAGTCGCGGACGCGCTCGAAGCCGAGACAGACCGCCAGCGGGACACGATCACGCTGATCGCCAGCGAGAACCACGTCTCCGAGGCGGTGATGGACGCCCAGTCCAGCGCGCTCACCAACAAGTACGCCGAGGGGTACCCCGGACAGCGCTACTACGGCGGCTGTGAGCACGCCGACACCGTCGAGCAGCTCGCGATCGACCGAGCGAAGGAGCTCTGGGGCGCCGAGCACGTCAACGTCCAGCCCCACTCCGGCTCGCAGGCCAACATGGCGGTGTACATCGCCGCCCTCGAGCCGGGCGACAAGATCCTGAGCCTCGATCTGACCCACGGCGGCCACCTCAGCCACGGCCACTCCGCGAACTTCGTGGGCGAACATTTCGACGTCCAGCACTACGAGTGCGACGACGAGACGGGGTACATTGACTACGAGGGGCTGTACGAGCAGGCCGAGCAGTTCGAGCCCGACATGATCGTCTCGGGCTACTCCGCCTACCCCCGCGAGGTCGAGTGGGAGCGAATCCAGGCCGCGGCCGACGCGGCCGACGCGCTCCACCTCGCGGACATCGCCCACATCACCGGCCTCGTCGCCGCGGGCGTCCACGAGTCGCCGGTCGGCGTCGCCGACTTCGTCAGTGGCTCCACCCACAAGACCATCCGCGCCGGCCGCGGCGGGATGGTGCTGTGCGGCGAGGAGTGGGCCGAAGCCGTCGACAAGGCGGTCATCCCCGGGATGCAGGGCGGCCCGCTGATGCACAACATCGCCGGGAAGGCGGTCGGCTTCGGGGAGGCGCTCACCCCCGAGTTCGAGGAGTACGCCGACCGCGTCGTCACCAACGCGGAGGCGATGGCCGAACGGCTCGACGAGCGCGGCCTCGATCTGGTCTCCGGCGGCACCGACACCCACCTCGTGCTCGCGGACCTCCGGCCGTCCCACCCCGACACGACCGGGAAGGACGTCGAGGAAGCGCTCGAGAAGGCCGGGATCGTCCTCAACGCAAACACCGTCCCCGGCGAGACGCGCTCGCCGTTCAACCCCTCCGGGATCCGCGTGGGTACGCCCGCGATCACGACCCGCGGGTTCACCGCCAGCGACTGCCGGACCGTCGCGGACTGCATCGTCGACGTCGTCGACGCCCCCGACGACGAGGACGTGCTCGCCGAGGTCTCCGAGACGGTCGGGGAGCTGACGGGGAAGCACCCGCTGTACGAGTAG
- the tbsP gene encoding transcriptional regulator TbsP, with amino-acid sequence MNSNLLGDEIEDILRESIEDAGDEILFVGPSAAAVEALIELGTEFDGEFPTVKLLADERMLKDVMDDFLVASNAADLVEAGSLELRTLDDGVDNALLVTEDRTVAVVTAGDAVAGLSTDDESFVTQAHEEYSERFEGAEAFNLRTPAISRVRETMAEDIGEQPRADFDTVLDSLETARGDGDGLDEVTISLLVAAKNDVLLYDISKWGEDVGIASKATFSRTKTRLEELGLIDTEKVPIDVGRPRLRLKLGDEQLHDADAEELASVAQSMIAS; translated from the coding sequence ATGAATTCGAATTTACTCGGCGACGAAATCGAGGATATCCTGCGGGAGAGCATCGAAGACGCCGGCGACGAGATCCTGTTCGTCGGTCCCTCGGCGGCAGCGGTGGAGGCGCTGATCGAACTCGGCACGGAGTTCGACGGCGAGTTCCCGACGGTGAAACTGCTGGCCGACGAGCGCATGCTTAAAGACGTGATGGACGACTTCCTCGTCGCTAGCAACGCCGCCGACCTGGTCGAGGCAGGCAGCCTCGAACTCCGGACCCTCGACGACGGTGTCGACAACGCGCTGCTCGTGACCGAGGACCGAACGGTCGCCGTCGTCACCGCCGGCGACGCCGTCGCCGGGCTGTCGACCGACGACGAGTCGTTCGTCACACAGGCCCACGAGGAGTACAGCGAACGCTTCGAGGGCGCCGAGGCGTTCAACCTCCGGACGCCCGCGATCTCGCGAGTCCGCGAGACCATGGCGGAGGATATCGGCGAGCAGCCCCGCGCCGACTTCGACACGGTGCTCGACTCGCTCGAAACCGCCCGCGGTGACGGCGACGGGCTCGACGAGGTGACCATCTCGCTGCTGGTCGCCGCCAAGAACGACGTGCTGCTGTACGACATCAGCAAGTGGGGCGAGGACGTCGGGATCGCCTCGAAGGCGACGTTCTCCCGGACCAAGACCCGCCTCGAGGAGCTGGGGCTGATCGACACCGAGAAGGTGCCCATCGACGTGGGCCGACCCCGTCTGCGCCTCAAACTCGGCGACGAACAGCTCCACGACGCCGACGCCGAGGAGCTCGCCAGCGTCGCCCAGTCGATGATCGCGAGCTGA